The Alphaproteobacteria bacterium US3C007 genomic interval TTTATGGCGGGATCGCGGGCGATATTATGGGGCAAGATATCCAGAAAATGGGGGCGCTGCGCCCAGCTGATGAGGATATTCTGGCCGCTGAGATCGAACGAGCCCGCCATCCACTTACCCATGCCCCCGCGCCGGTCCAGCCTTTGCGTCAAAAACTGCAGGAAGCAATGTGGGAAGACGTCGGCGTGATGCGGACACAAGCGGGGATGACCCGCGGGCTGAAACGCATCGCCGAAATTTCAGACGAATTAATGGGTGTTGGCGTGGCCCCTGACAATCTAGCCTTTAACCTAACATGGCATGATTGGCTAAACATGCGTTCCCTATGTGACGTCTCCGAAGCCATTGCCAAAGCCGGACTTGCGCGCGAAAACTCTCGCGGGGCGCATTTCCGCGAAGATTTCCCCGAACCTGGCGAAATGGACACGTCCTATTTTACCATCGCAAATGTAAAAGACGGTGCAGTCAACGTGACCCGGGCCCCCGTTGAATTCTCCATCGTTCGCCCAGGTGAAACCATCCTGCCTGACAGCGAACCCGAAACATTGGTAGCATCACAATGATAGCCATCGACCTGATCCAAAAAACAGCACGCATATTGATGGACAAAGCCGCCATCGAAATCCCCCAGGATTACCTTGAAGGATTGGAAGCAGCGGCCAAGACCGAAGATGGCGATTTGTCATCCTTTGTTCTGAAAGCCATGCTTGAAAATTACGAGGCCGCCAAAGAAGATCGCCGCGCAATTTGCGGCGATACCGGTGTGCCGCGCTGGTTCGTCAAAATGGGCAATGAGGCGCGGGTAGAGGGCGGGATGACGGCCCTTGAAACGGCGTTGCGCCGTGCCACTGCTGAAGCCACCAATGGGGTGCCATTGCGCCCGAACCGCGTGCATCCGCTGTGGCGTACCGACCATAATAACAATGTCGGGATCGGCGCCCCCGAAATTGAATATGGGTTTGAGCCGTCTGGAAACTGGATTGATTTGATCACAGTGCATAAAGGGGGGCTTTTTGGCACTGATTATCGTATGTTGTTTCCCTCGGATGGGATTGAAGGCATCAAGCGCTTCTATCTTGATTGCCTTGTCGCGTTCGGCAAGCGTGGCCTTGCCTGTCAGCCGGCAATTATAGGCATCGGATTGGGCGGCTCAAAGGATACCTGCATGGCGCTGGGAAAACGCGCTTCGGTGTTGCGCGTGGTGGGCAGCCGAAACTCTGACCCGAAAATTGCCGCATTGGAAGACCAGTTCAAAGAATTGGGAAATTCTATCGGGATGGGCGCGATGGGATTTGTTGGTAAAAATATGGTTATCGATTGCAATATCGAGGTGGGCTATTGCCATACAGGGGGCATGCAAATGTCTGTGCACGCGTTTTGCCTTAGCTCTCGCCGGGCGGTGGCGCGCCTCTTTTCCGATGGGCGCGTTGAATACCGCACCGATCCCGATTGGTTCACCCCCTATCAGCGACGAGAGACTGTGGATTGGGAACCAACAAGGGAGGCCGCCGAATGAAGCCGCGGGAGATTGTTTTAAGCACCACCCCAAGCGCCGCCGAGATTGCAGAATTGCGCCTTGGCGATATCGTTTACCTTGATGGGTTGATGTACACGGCCCGCGAGGGCGTCTATACGCGCGCTTTGGATCAGAAAGCCAATATTCCTCTGGAATTGCCCTCGAAAAGCGCTGCAAATTTTCATTGCTCGCCAGCCGCGCGGATCAATCCGGATGGCTCCTTTGACCTAGGGGCTGTAACCGCAACGGCGAGCTTTCGCTTTGCCAAATGGTTGCCTGAATGGATGGCAAAGACCGGTGCCAAATTGATCATTGGTAAAGGCGGCATGTCATCAAAAGATTATAAGGACTATTTTGTGCCCAATGGAGCCGTCTATTTATCAACCGTGGGCTATGGCACAGGCGCCTTGTTGGGGCGCGGCGTTGAATGCGTTGAAGCGGTGCATTGGACCGAGGAATTGGGGCTGGCACAGGCGATGTGGGTGATTAAGTGCAAAAGGATGGGGCCATTCATCGCAGCATCGGACTTGGATGGAAACTGCCTTTTTGAGCGAGAAAATGAAAAGATCAGCCAAAACCTAGACCGCGTCTATGAAGGCACGAAACCTGCCGTCTTAAAGCGGTTCGGGGAAACCGACGACCGGAACGAGGAACTGATCGGATAACCCAGATGGCGATCTGCACTTATAGGTCTCAAACCTTCAATCTATGGAAGATCCCGATTTTTAAATGTCAGGTCTGAATCGGACATGGCGAGCCAGAGATCTGCGTAGTTCGGTCGCGGCCAAAACCGGCTGCATCTGGACAGACCAGTTTGGTTTCACGCGCCCTTTGCTAAAATCGTCCGAGCCACGCATATATGACAGGCGATATTGTCAGACATGCGTAAAGTACCGGCGCGGCTTGGAGTCCAGAGGGCCCGTTTGTTACTCTCAGAATGGCCGCGTTTCTCAAAAAGGCTGTTCGCATTCTACGTTTAAATTTGCTTATTCGCTTCAATTTCTAGGCGACCGATTGCAACGGCTTCCTGGATCGCGGTGTTTAAAGCGTCAAGCATTTGTGATTTTGGATTGTCACTGCGATAGATCAGGATCAATTGTCTGCTTGGGGCATCTTCCCCCAAAGCGATCCGTTTAACGGGCAGTGGATTGGGGCTTTGAACGCATCTTTTTGGAACGATTGAAACCCCGAGATTTGCCGCCACCATACTGGCGATCGATTCAAGACTTTCAAGTTCCATCGTTTCCTCGACTTGAATTTTATACCGCTGCAACCATTCGTCGATAAGCCGCCCCACAACGGCGTTACGGGTGAAGCGTATGAACGGGTTTTTTGCCAAAAGTTCTGTTGGTTCATCCGTTTGGGTGTTTTGCGAGGCCAGCAAATGCATGGCCTCAGTGGCAATGAACTTTGAGCCAATCGATCTTGGTAAAAACTCTGGCCGTGATATGATTGCAGCGTCTAATCTGCCCCTCTCAATTTCAGCGATAAGATTTAAAGTAAGCCCGGGATTCACGCGAACATGCACGTCATTGAAGCGTTTTTTAAGCAAATTTACGGTCAAGGGTGTTAACCCTGTCAATGTTGTCGGCAACGCACCAAGCGCAATTTCTCCTGATAAACCGGTATCTTCCAATACTGAGGGCACGATATCCTCATACGCATGAACGACCTTTCTGGCTTTCTTTACAATTTCTCGTCCAATTGGCGTTAATTCGGGGGTACGTTTTGACCGGTCAAATAAAGTAACCGCCCACTCATCTTCCAAAGCTTTCATTTGTTGGCTGACAGCCGCGTGGGTAATGAACACATCATCGGCGGCGGCGCTGAAAGTGTGGTTATTATCAATCGCGATAAGCGTTTTCAGCATTCTAATAGTCATAAACGAACCTATTTTTTATATTTTATATTACTGAACCTACTCAATTATATTTAAAATGTTAAGTTGAGCTTAACCTTTTTCGATGAGCAGGGGTTAAAACCTGCATGATCGATCGGGGTTGCATTTATTCCTCTATAAATCTTTCTGAATGCCAAATTATGCCATCGCATTGGGTTTGGGGCGGCTGGTGTAAAGTTTTAAGGCGCGCAGTACTCTTGCCTGAAAACAAATTCTATTCGTGAATTTAAACACATAGATATTCTTAAGGCTGCAGGTAACGAAGCGGATAAGCGCGTTGCTTTAAACAAGAATATCCACCAAATTTATGCGTGACGCCGGATTTTCAACCGCTATTCCATTAATTTATCTTACAAAAAATGTAAATCTGTTTTGCTTTTATGTAGATTTACTTTCAGCTATCAACGAATAAGCGCGCTCTTGATAGGCCGCTTCACTCAAAACACGAGATCCGAAAGAACGCAAATGGCCGATTTCAAAGGTATGTTGCAACAGTCGAACCTTATTGGTGGCGCCTGGTGCAATGCTGATAACGGGGCGACGCTTGATGTTTGCAATCCCGCAAATGGTATCAAACTTGGCACTATTCCAAATTGTGGCGCTGTGGAAACGGGGCGCGCGATCGCGGCTGCGTCTACGGCCTTCACCGACTGGTCATCCAGCGATTTAAGTTTTCGGGTAAACTTACTGCATAAACTGCATGATGCCCTAATGGACAATCAAAATCCACTGGCGCATTTACTGACCGCAGAGCAGGGTAAACCCTTAGCCGAGGCGATGGGCGAAATAGCGATTGGAGCGGCTTATATCCGATGGTTTGCCGAAGAAGTGCGCCGCGCCAAAGGCGAGATAATTCCCGCGCCCTCCCAAGATCGGCAGCTTTTGGTTACCCGCCACCCGGTGGGTGTGGTCGGGGCGATAACGCCTTGGAATTTTCCATCTTCGATGCTGGCTCGCAAACTTGGCCCTGCTTTGGCCGCGGGCTGTACGATCGTGGCCAAACCGGCAAGCGCCACCCCCTATTCTGGTTTGGCATGGGGAAAATTATGCCAAGATGTGGGATTTCCAAACGGGGTCGTCAATATCGTTACGGGATCTGCGCGCGCCATTGGCGCTGCGGTAATGGCCAGTTCTGAGATCCAAAAAGTCACCTTCACAGGCTCGACGGATGTGGGCAAAATTTTGATCCGACAATCTGCAGAAACGGTCAAAAAACTATCGATGGAATTGGGGGGCAACGCGCCTTTCATCGTGTTTGATGATGCTGATCTTGATGCCGCGATTGAAGGCGCGATGATCGCTAAATATAGAAATATGGGCCAGACCTGTGTGTGCACCAATCGATTTTATGTTCAAGCGGGCATTCATGACCGTTTTGTTGAACGACTGAAACGAGCAACTGAAGCTTTAGTGGTTGGCGACGGTTCAATAAGTGGCGTTGAGCAAGGCCCTTTGATCGATGAAGCCGCGGTTGTCAAAGTAGAGCAGATGATTGCTGATGCCGTGTCAAAGGGGGCTTTGGTGGTCTCTGGCGGATCGCGGCATAAGATTGGCAGCACCTTTTTTGAACCGACCATTATTTCCGGCGCGACCGAAAAGATGCAATTTGCCACTGAAGAAATATTTGGGCCTGTATCCGCTATTTTTAAATTTGAAACAGAAGACGAAGTGATCGCCGCGGCCAATGCAACAGAGTTTGGGTTGGCCGCCTATGCGTATACAAGCTTGCTCGGGCGCATGTTTCGATTAAATTCAAAGCTGCAATACGGGATGATCGGAATAAATTCTG includes:
- a CDS encoding LysR family transcriptional regulator codes for the protein MTIRMLKTLIAIDNNHTFSAAADDVFITHAAVSQQMKALEDEWAVTLFDRSKRTPELTPIGREIVKKARKVVHAYEDIVPSVLEDTGLSGEIALGALPTTLTGLTPLTVNLLKKRFNDVHVRVNPGLTLNLIAEIERGRLDAAIISRPEFLPRSIGSKFIATEAMHLLASQNTQTDEPTELLAKNPFIRFTRNAVVGRLIDEWLQRYKIQVEETMELESLESIASMVAANLGVSIVPKRCVQSPNPLPVKRIALGEDAPSRQLILIYRSDNPKSQMLDALNTAIQEAVAIGRLEIEANKQI
- a CDS encoding fumarate hydratase C-terminal domain-containing protein, which translates into the protein MKPREIVLSTTPSAAEIAELRLGDIVYLDGLMYTAREGVYTRALDQKANIPLELPSKSAANFHCSPAARINPDGSFDLGAVTATASFRFAKWLPEWMAKTGAKLIIGKGGMSSKDYKDYFVPNGAVYLSTVGYGTGALLGRGVECVEAVHWTEELGLAQAMWVIKCKRMGPFIAASDLDGNCLFERENEKISQNLDRVYEGTKPAVLKRFGETDDRNEELIG
- a CDS encoding NAD-dependent succinate-semialdehyde dehydrogenase encodes the protein MADFKGMLQQSNLIGGAWCNADNGATLDVCNPANGIKLGTIPNCGAVETGRAIAAASTAFTDWSSSDLSFRVNLLHKLHDALMDNQNPLAHLLTAEQGKPLAEAMGEIAIGAAYIRWFAEEVRRAKGEIIPAPSQDRQLLVTRHPVGVVGAITPWNFPSSMLARKLGPALAAGCTIVAKPASATPYSGLAWGKLCQDVGFPNGVVNIVTGSARAIGAAVMASSEIQKVTFTGSTDVGKILIRQSAETVKKLSMELGGNAPFIVFDDADLDAAIEGAMIAKYRNMGQTCVCTNRFYVQAGIHDRFVERLKRATEALVVGDGSISGVEQGPLIDEAAVVKVEQMIADAVSKGALVVSGGSRHKIGSTFFEPTIISGATEKMQFATEEIFGPVSAIFKFETEDEVIAAANATEFGLAAYAYTSLLGRMFRLNSKLQYGMIGINSGLITTVEAPFGGLKESGMGKEGGSQGLDDYMSVKYMCIAGLTAGPCD
- a CDS encoding fumarate hydratase encodes the protein MIAIDLIQKTARILMDKAAIEIPQDYLEGLEAAAKTEDGDLSSFVLKAMLENYEAAKEDRRAICGDTGVPRWFVKMGNEARVEGGMTALETALRRATAEATNGVPLRPNRVHPLWRTDHNNNVGIGAPEIEYGFEPSGNWIDLITVHKGGLFGTDYRMLFPSDGIEGIKRFYLDCLVAFGKRGLACQPAIIGIGLGGSKDTCMALGKRASVLRVVGSRNSDPKIAALEDQFKELGNSIGMGAMGFVGKNMVIDCNIEVGYCHTGGMQMSVHAFCLSSRRAVARLFSDGRVEYRTDPDWFTPYQRRETVDWEPTREAAE